The DNA window ACCGACAAATGAAACCATATTCCACATGCTGAATCCAGTGGATTCAGAGTACGTGTACATACGACGTGCTTGGCCGTCTAATCCAGTAATGTACATTGGAATGAAGGCTAAGACAAAGCCGACAGAAAGTAACCATGCGGTCCATTTTCCAAGTTTCTCATTTAACATAAAGCCGAACATTTTTGGCCAATAGTACGTGAGACCTGCTAGCATGGCGAAAACTACCCCAGGAATAATAACGTTATGGAAGTGAGCTACTAAGAACATCGTATTATGATATTGGTAGTCTGCTGCGGACATCGCAAGCATTACCCCTGTAACTCCACCTAATGTAAACAGTGGAATGAAAAGCATCGAATATAACATAGGTGTAGTAAATTCAATTTTCCCTTTCCAAAGCGTGAACAACCAGTTAAAGATTTTAACTCCGGTTGGAACAGCAATGATCATCGTTGTAATGGAGAAAAAACTATTCGTAAGTGCTCCTTGACCCATCGTAAAGAAATGATGTGCCCATACAAGGAAGGAAAGTAAAGAAATAGCGACCATCGAAGCGACCATCGATTTATACCCATATAAATTTCGACGTGCAAAAGTGGAAATGATCTCACTATAAAGACCAAACGCCGGTAAGATTAAGATATATACTTCCGGATGTCCCCAAACCCAGAACAAGTTCGCCCAAAGCATATCCATCCCGCCATTAACGGTTGTAAAGAAATTTGTTCCAAACAGTCGATCCATGGTTCCCATGGCAAGTGTTACGGTTAAAACAGGGAAAGCAAATACAACGATGACGTTGGCGATAAAAGCAGACCATGTGAACATAGGCATTTTCATCAATGTCATCCCAGGTGCTCTCATTTTAAGAATAGTCGTGATAAAGTTAATACCAGTTATTAACGTACCAATACCAGCGATTTGGATCGCAATCATATAATAATTCGTACCTACAGACGTACTAAATTCATTACCTGCAAGTGGGAAATAAGAAGTCCAACCTGCATCAGGTGATCCACCGATGATGAAGGAGATGTTGAATAACCCCATCCCCATAAAGAATAACCAAAAACTTAGTGCGTTTAAGCGTGGAAATGCTACATCACGTGCACCAATTTGTAACGGTATAAGGTAGTTAAAGAAGAACGTGATGAATGGCATAGCCATAAACAGGATCATCACAACCCCATGTGTACTGAAGATTTCATTATAATGCTGGGATTCTAGAAATTTGTTATCAGGCATAGATAGCTGATAACGTAACATGATAGCATCTACACCCCCACGAAATAGCATGAGTAAAGCAGTGAGCAAATACATAATACCGATTCGTTTATGGTCAACAGTGGTTATCCATTCGCGCCAAAGGTAACCCCATTTTTTAAAATAGGTAATACCTACGACGATAGCAATCATGGTTAGACCAATACTAACCATTGCTCCGTATATTAAAAAGCTTGGATGTGGTACGGCAAAGCGTTCAAAGAAATCCATACTTTTGTAACTCCTTTCGAGAATCTATTGTTTGTTACGATACTTTAGCTTGTAAATTTTGTATCAATGATGAGCGTGAGTGGATTGCTCATCCGAACTAGTTGATCCATGATTTTCGTGCTCAGATTCTTCTGCGTCCGAATTAGTTGACCCATGGTCATGATCAGGTGCAGGGGAGAATTCTAAATGTGTTCCAGTGTATGTGGAGCGGCCAAGATGTCCAGGCTCTAATAACTCCTCGAACGTTTCTTCTGTCAGAGGTGCGGCAGTTTCATGCACTTCCTCAACCCATTCATCATAGTCGGCTTGAGACATTGCAGTCACTTCAAATGTATTTTCCGCGAATCCTTCACCACTGAAGTTTGCGTTTCTTCCCATGAATTCCCCAGGAAGGTCAGCGGCTAAGTGTAAAGTATTGACCATATCAGACATCGCGTATTTTTGGCCACCTAGTTGTGGAATCCAAAAACTAGTGATAGGTCCGTAAGAATATAATTTAAATTCAATCGGACGGTTTGCAGGGATATATAAGTAGTTAACTGTCTCGATATCCTCTTCTGGATAACTAAAATGCCACTTCCAGTTGGAAGAAGAAGCATAAATAACTAATGGTTCTTGATCCTCATATGCAGCGGGAATTGCCTCTACTTCGTAGTTACTTTTAACAGAAACTATGGAAAGAAAAACAACAATAATAATAGGAATTCCAACACAGATTGCTTCTACAATGGGGCTTCCTTCAATATGAGGAGGCTCGTAATCTTCACTCTGTTTAGAAGCACGGTATTTAATTAACACAAATATTAAGATGGCGAAAACGACGAGGACAATAGCTGACATAAGCCAAATGGAAAGCATGATATCATCAGCCTGCGTTTTTGCCTGAGGTCCTTTTGGATCTAAAACTAATAGTGGCTCACAACCAGTTAGCACAGTGGCAATAGTGAAAATCATTGTGAATAATGCCCATTTCATTTTTAATTTCATAGTTGTACCCCTTTCAAATTTATTGAAGTTGTATAAATGTAAGTCAAATGTGTTTAAAGCATTTTTTATTCTTAGTCTCTATCTTAGTACCGTATTTTTAAAAAACAATGGAAAGAAATAGCCGTCACAAAAAGTTCATGAAGATATGTACAAAATAAAAAGTTGATAACAAAATTGTTGGGAATGTTGAGAAATCGCCTCTAATGTGGATAGAAATGGTAGTAGTTACAATGCGTTTTCTGTGAATTTGAATGTAATTTTCTTCTTGCCGTAAACCCAGAGTTCAAGGTGTTTTGACTTAAAGAAATGCCATTAGGGAAGGATTTTTCCTGTTTTTGAACAGAGCGGAATGACAGAAAAATAGTTAGCATACATCTAATTAAGCGGTACTAAGGCTCCTGAAATTGCATCCTGGAGAGCTGCATTTGCGAATAGGAAAGAATTAAGTTATCTAATGTTTCTGGTGGGAGACGGACAGACGACAGTCACAAAGTTACCGAAAAATAGAAGGTAGGAAATGATGTAGTAAAATTAGTGCAAAGCGCATCGGAAAACGAGAGAAAACAGGTTGTCTATTTAAGAGCACCTACATTACTTTGAAAATTAGTAATAATTAGATTATTTGGAATAGAAAGGGTATTATTTATATAGGGGGAGAAATACAAATTAAAAGGGGGAAATGAGATGGATAGGAGATATGATGCGAGGCATATTTTCTTAGCGATTGGAGCTTGTATTGCGTTAATTTCACCAGTTTTTATATTGCTTATGCCTTTAGTTTTAGTCAATGCACTATATTATCAGAGAGACATTTGGATATTGTATGCTCCGAGTGAAAATTATTTGGCGTATGGATTCAGTATATTTTTGGTTGTTCTTGCATGTGCTTTACTTTGGTTGCTAGATATACGTAAGGCCTCGATTGGATTAGCAATTACTTGTTTGATAGCTAGTGGTGTTGTTTTTTATTATGTGACATTATCTTATGTGACATTATCAGATGAGGAAATTTCTTATCGAAAACTATTTTCACAGGAGAAGAAAAACTATGATTGGGAGGAGCTCGGTCAGGTTCTGTACTATGAGAAGTTGCCTGAAGACAAGGACTTGTCCTATTATGAATTTTATTTTAAAGATGGCGAGATGCTTACCATTAAGCGAGATAATTATGTCACAGATATACAACGAGGATTGAATTCAAAAGTAAGATTTTTGAACATTCCTCTTGTATATGTAGAGGACAAATAATAGATCGACCATTGTACTAACTTACAAACGATAAAGTCAAAGAAGAGTCTGCGTAAAATTGCAGACTCTTCTTTCCGCTAGATCATCTTTAAGAGTGCTTCTCTACCGATCATTCCACGAGTAATCCCAAGTTCCTCTGCTTCATATGTGACTGATTCTAATGGTGCATCTAAAAGCTGTTCAATTGTCTTCACACCAACAGCCCGGCCTGCAATTATTTTCCGGTCCTTTAATTTTTCATTCAATAGCCCAACGTCTAGTGCACCGCACATAATATATCCTTTATCGTTGGATACAGTAAGTAGATTTGTTTTTGGTAACAAAACAGAAACTGCAATGAATGTATTTCCTTCAATATCAATTGGATGAAGGTTAATCATTTTACAACATCACTCCTTTTCTTATCCCTACACTTTATGTAAGTTGAAGGAAAAGGGTGTTTATCTCACTTTAAAGAAATGGATAAATGGTTCATTGGGCAGCTTTTCAAAATATAAAACAGATTCGAACTGTTTCCATTCTGAAACGGTCATTTCATATACAAGGAATGTTTTTAATTTTTCGTATATGGGAAAGATAAAGAGGAGTCGTGACATATCTTAATAAAGAGGTGGGTTTTGTGAATAAGTTGTTTGCTATTCTTACTTTTGTTGGTGTTCCACTTGTTATTGTGGGGGCATTTCTTGAGTGGGCACAGATGGTCATGTTTTTTTTATGTTGTCTTAGTATTATTGCACTTTCGGCATTCATCGGACGAGCAACGGAAAGTCTTGCGATTGTGAGCGGTCCACGAATTGGAGGCTTACTAAACGCTACATTTGGTAATGCTGTGGAACTTATTATTTCTATTTTTACTTTAAAGGCCGGTATGGTGGGAATAGTATTGGCTTCTCTAACTGGGTCAGTCCTTGGTAACTTGCTACTCGTCCTAGGGCTTTCATTTTTTGTAGGTGGTATCAAATTTAAACGACAAAAATTTAGTGTTCATGATGCTAGGTACAATTCGGGCTTACTCATTTTTGCTATTATTGTTGCGTTTGTCATCCCAGAAGTATTTTCTATGTCCATGAATGCTGAAAAAACATTGAACTTGAGTATTGGCATTTCGGTTGTTTTAATCGTTCTTTATCTGGCGGGGTTATTTTTCAAGCTTGTCACCCACCGAGGTATTTTTACATCATCGGATGAACCAGAGGTCGAAACAGAAGAGCCAGAGTGGACAAAAAGTAAATCGATATTAATCCTGATACTAGCGACTGGAGCAGTTGCTTTTGTGTCTGAACAACTTGTCCACACATTTGAGACATTAGGTGAACAATTTGGTTGGACCGAGCTGTTCATAGGTGTCATAATTGTTGCAATTGTGGGGAATGCTGCGGAGCACTTTTCAGCCATCACGATGGCGTATAAAAATAAAATGGAGTTGTCGGTGGAGATTGCAGTTGGATCGACGTTGCAGATAGCTATGTTCGTGGCTCCAATCCTCGTCATTATTTCTCTATTCACACCACAATCCATGGCGCTTGTATTCACATTACCTGAACTTGTAGCAATGATTACGGCAACGCTTCTTGTTATTAATCTTTCCAATGATGGTGAATCTAATTGGTTTGAAGGTCTTACGCTCTTTGCTGCATATTTAGTCATTGGTATTGGGTTTTATTTTCTTTAATAAAGTTAGAAGTCAGTATTTGCTATCTCCTTTCATATAGGTAAGTTTAATATTTTTCACATAAATATACGTAGAGACAATTAGCAAGCCTATATTTGTTTAAAAAAAATGCAATTAAACGTATAGGGTATAGGAAAAAGGAGAAGTTCTTGAAGCGTATTGGATAGAAGAAAGCAGCGTACAGTACCATTAATAGAAAAATACAAATTCGTGACGGTACCTCAGTTATTAACAATAATGGTTCTTGATAAGAAGAGTAAAGTTGTTATTCCAATTTTTCTTGGAAAGTGCTTTACTTTTTTTATTTTCACCCAAAACATAACACTTTAACCTCTGATTAATCAATCCACTTGAGGGAAATGCTAAGCATGTATTAAAAAAGGAGGCGGAAAGATACATGACGATAAGTAAAGAACTTGAAGAATTAAAAGCGTATAGCTCTAGTGATCGGTGTGTGTTAAGCGTTTATTTAAATACGAATCCCGGGGATCCAGAGCAATTAAATGGTGCTTGGAAAATTCATTTAAAAAGTGGATTAAAGCGAATTGGAGAGTATTTAAAAGCTTCTGGAGATGAAAAAGAAATAAAAGATCTCGATGAAATAAAGAATAAAATTATTAAGGAAATGGAAGAACATAAACTAGAACTTCATAAAGGCGTAGTAATATTTGCTACTGCTGACGGTGATTTATGGTATGTGAACTATGTTCAAGTCCCGGTTAAAACAAATTTTTACTGGGAAAATCATCCAGTAGTTGAGCAACTGGAGTATATGTATAAAGCATATCCAGAAGCGGGAATTATCATGCCAAGCTTCGGAGAAGTTCGAGTATTGGATACTGCATTGGGATTCGTTCGAGATGATATAACGTATAGATTTGATTTAGTGTCTGAGCAATGGAAAGAAAGTGAAAAGGTTGATATAAGTAACAGGCGTGAAGCTTTGAAAGATAAAACCGCTAAATTAGACACGCGATATAAAGTAAATAAAAGTAGTTTTTATAGAGGAATGCGGGAGACCATTGAACAATTAAAGAAAAAACGAGGTTGGCGAGAGTTTCATGTAGCAGGAGAAGCTGAAATGGCAAATGCATTTGCAGAAAATTTAAGGGATTTACCTGCAAGCTGCATCTACAAAAACTTAAATAACAGTAACGCAGATGAGGTAGTCCATCAGGTATTAGAAAAATAAATGGATGCTCAAAGAGCACTAAACAAGCGCTTTAAGTTTTCCTTTTCCTAATTTACATTATTCACCTTATTGTATTTGTGCATATCTGTTGTAAATCTGCACATTCTAATTTCACAAGGAGGTGAGAGACATGCCAAATAACAATAAACTAGTTGTACCAGGAGTTAAACAAGCAATTGATCAAATGAAATATGAAATTGCTCAAGAATTCAGTGTTCAACTTGGACCAGATGCTACAGCGCGTGCTAACGGATCCGTTGGCGGAGAAATTACAAAGCGTTTAGTGGCTCAAGCCCAATCACAAATGAGTGGAATACAAAAATAATAACTAAATATTTGGCCGGTGGCATTTTTGCCACCGGTTTTATTATGCCCAATCATAATAAAAAGCCGAGGAACATTCCTCGACTTTTTGTTGTTATCGGACAGCGGCAATAATGCCTTCTTCATCATCTAAAATTAATTCTATTCCTGTGGCATTTGGATCCAGGTTTAAAAATTCCTTAATAGTTTGACGAAGTGCTTCAATTAAATTTAATGTCGTAAGTATTTGTGTTTGTCCATTAACATTAGCTTCAGCGGAAAAACCAGAATCGTCATCGTACATAAGCTCTACTTCCACTTCTTCTGGAGCAGCATTGTTTTGGCGACCGATATATACGCAAACTGCATTAATAATGTTCTGTTCGGGAATTATTAGTTTCTCCATGAATTAGCATCCTCTTTTTTCTTCTTTTCTTTAAATATGCCAAAGATTTTGCGTATCATAACAACGATTAAAATTATCGCTGCAGCGTTAATTGCAAACCCAAGAAGAGAACCGAGCATACCCATGTTGGCAAACATGCTACCGAATAATAGTCCAGCAAGCCCACCTACAAAGAGACCTTTCATCAAACCACCTGATTTAAATCCACCTTTAGTTTTAGTGTTAGTTGTGGATTTGTTTGTAGCTGTCGTAGAATCCTCGTTGTTTTTTTTGATATTTGAATTAGTGGTGTTTGTATTCGTATTCGAGTTATAACTTTTCTTTCCAGATTTATACTTTTTCGCTTCGGCAGTAATCGTATCGTCGTTAAATACAAAGCTTCCGACAGATGAAAATACAAGTGTTACAGTAAGTAAAGCTGCTACCAATTTTTTCAATTTATAAAACCTCCGTATATTTAGTATGAGATAATCCAAGTAAGGACATACCATCTTACCTTATACTATATACGTTTTAATGGAAAGAAAGTTTCACTTTTAATTAAGTATATTTATTCACGGCTGTTGATTATCCAATTTACACCATTAAAATTTTACAAGAAATGCGCAAGGATTCCATTTTGCCCTTGTATTACAAGTAGTATGGAGAGTGACAGACGAGCGACTACCACACGATTATCGAAAAAATGCAGAGGGATGCGACAAAGTCGCATCCCTCTGCATCAAGAAATATCGATAATGGTATAGAACTAGTTCAGTTCCAAGCACTCCAAAAGCACCTTTGCATAGAGTGCCTAGTGTGTTATTACCATTTAAATAAGCAATTTACTGGGTACCTTTGGTTAATCAACACGTATGTTTATAAATTAAACTTTAAAGATCGGCGAAGAATTTCCTTTTCTAAAAGAGCTAAAAAATCAGGACACAATTTTAATTCTTTTGCTGTAAGATAAGATTCAATTAATAATTCATCCGACATTTTACTCATTTCTTTTCACCTCCGTTTAATACGTGGAATTTATATTTTATATATTAAGAATCAATTAGCTGTATATTTAATTTACCAAATAGTCTACTTTAGAACAACCGTTCCTTTATCCACAGTAGATTAGGGATAAGTTGTTAATAACTTGTTGATAATAGTATTGGTTTCTATTACCTGTAGTGTGAGTATTGTGCACAACTTTATCCACACCGAAAATTTTTGCGAATTTTGTCGAAACATTTTATAAAAATGTACTGTTTCAATGCTTCTAAAATGGTTTGAGTAGGCATATATTAGGTATTTTATGCTATGTAAATGGGAAGTAAATATATTGTAGTTTAAATATTTTATTTATTTTAAAATCACTTGTGAATAACTTAAGTTTATCCACAAAAAACGGTGGATAATATGTGGATTAATATTGAAAATACATTTTAATTCCAAATATATAAGTGATTTATCTGTGTATAACTTTATCCACAGTGCTTTATTTAGATAATTACTATATTTATTAGAAGGTAAAGAAAAAACCACCAAGTAGGTGGCTAATCTTTCTTATTCTCCGTCTTTATCTTCTTCATCAAGTTCTTGTTCTACATCTTGCTCGATGTTATCGTCTACATCCGATTCATTTTCACCGTCTCCACATGCTGCTAACAAACCTACTGAAAGAAATGCTGCTGCTCCGATTTTCCACCATTTTTGTCCTGCAATTGAATTCGTCGTCATTTTTAATTCCTCCCAATAATTAGTTTTTATTAGCTTGCTATTAAGTAATTACCCCTACTTTACGTATATATAAACCTATTTAATAGATTTTTTAATAAATTGTTATAGATTGAGTTAATTTCAATAGTACTTTGTCATTAAAATGCGAACATTCATCACTTCTATGATTGAAGCGGCAGGCGGCGACTCCAGCGGGATGAGTGAGACAGATAAGTCATCACAAACGACGCGGAGCGGAGGTGATGGCTTATCGCTCACCCCGCGGAAAGCGTCCGCCTATAGCCGAACTCAACTATACTTTATTCCATGTAATTGAAACTTTCTTTGCAATCAGTCGTATTCAAGCTAGGAGGGGATAGCTATGTGGGAAAAATTACAGGAGCGCCAAGAGATTTTGAGAACGGAGATATATAAAAGAGATAAAGTACTAAGAAAGCAACAAGCAATAGAAGAACAGTTAAAAAATGCTGTGCAAAGAAAACAAAGTTACTTACTAGAATTGAAAGGTGAACAAAAAGATGTTGATGATTTAGATCGTTTTTCTATTTTAAATCTAGTTAGAACTTGGACAGGCAAGCAGGATGAGAAAAGAGAAAAAGAATTATTGGAGCTTGCTGCTGTAGAAGCAAAATTTCGGGAAGTAGAAAAAATGATAACCGATTTAGAAAGCGATATTCAAAGTAATGACATACAATTGCAAAAGATAGAATGGCAATCACTTGATGCTGAGTGGGACCATTTAAGAATAGAAAAAGAGCAATGGATATTTCAATATAATGAAGAAGAGTCAAGACAACTAGAAATTCTATATGAATGGAAGACAGCTGAAGAGACATATATTCGTGAACTAAAAGAAGCGGTTTATGCATGTAATGAAGCAAAAAAAGCATTAAAGAGAGCATTAAGATCACTTGAAAGTGCAGAAGGATTTTCGACGTGGGATACTTATTTAGGTGGTGGTTTACTAGCTACGGCACTAAAGCATAGCGAGTTAGACGAATCGGAGAATGCCATACATGATGCTCAATTAGCTCTACAAAGATTTCAAACAGAACTATTAGATATCCAAGAAATCGATACTAGATCTTTAAAGATAGACAGAGATAGTTTTGTCACGTTTGCAGATTACTTTTTTGATGATATATTCTCAGCATGGTCCATTCATTCGAAAATTCATTCGTCCATCGATCGAATCGAAAATACACTTAGTGGCTTAAATAGAATTTATGAACACTTAATAGAGACACAAAAAGCTAGGATAGAAAAGCTTGAAGAGATTAAAAGTAGTATAGAACAAATATTAGAGTAGTAAGATTGGCGGTTTCCTAATAAGTTATTTTTGTGGATTATTCCATTTCCTGAAAACTAGCCATTGAGGAATAAACAAAAGGAATGCTACGAATTCAAGTGAAACGATATACCAAGGATATGGACCTAAGAAATCTAAAAGACTACCATTTACAGGCTTCTCTCTTAAAAACATATAGTTGCCTTGCACAAGAATATTTACTGCAAAAATGAAAGGAAATAGTACATTTAATGTAATCATTGTTTGAATGATTCCTTTAAAAGTTGGGCGATATCCTTTTGCCAAAAGAATATAAAAGCCTGTTACGATAATTCCTATGTGAATATAAAAGAATTGAATGAATAGAAAGTCTGGAAAATTTACTTCTAATGATGGGGTAAGTACAGCTTGAAGTGCACCACCAATACCTGCAAAAAAGACAAAATGATGAAATCGTTTTGTACCAGTCCATAAAACGATGAACGAAAAATATAAACTAATGCTGCAAAGGTGAATCGGTATAGACTCGCTTAAAGTCCAGTCTCTAGCTTGCACTAGCACAAGATGATAGGAAATTTCCATTGCTAATAAAGAAAGGGCAAAAAGACGATCAAAAAGCAGGGAATGTTTATTTTGTAAATAGCCATTCTTATTCAAGAAATATAAGAGAAATAAACACAAGAAAAGCACACCAATTGCTGATAAATGTTCCGTTGAAAACATGGTAAAAGTGTTTACACTATTTGCTTTCATTTCTTTTCTCCAATTCATCTTTTCTTTTATTAATATGTTGAATACGGAAAAAATGGCTTTGTCCACATGTGTATCAAAAAACTAAGTAATGAAGCAGAGAATTAATAAATGAATAAAAGACACGCTCTAACTTCGGCGTGTCTTCCTTATAGATGTTCACTTGTGAATATATACATTGGTACCTATTGGTACAATAGAAGAAAGCTCGAGCACGTCATCGTTATGCATCCGAATGCATCCGTGTGAAACCTTTTTTCCAATAGATGCTGGATTGTTGGTTCCATGAATGCCGTAATGTGGCTTAGATAATCCCATCCATAAGACACCAAAAGGTCCTCCGGGATTAAGTTCTTTGTTTATAATGATATAATTCCCGTTTGGGGTAGGAGTCAGTATTTTTCCTACAGAGATTGAATACGTCTTAAGTAACAGACTTGCATTGTACAGTTTAAGTTGTAATTTACTTACCGATACATCAATCCAAAGAGTCACAGTACCAGCTCCCCAAATAAGTCTTATCTTATATATATGGAAAGAAATTGGTACGTGACAATCGTATAATGATGGAGAAAAAATTGTATAAATTCTTAGAGAAATTGCTTATATTTTCTGTGCATAGGACAATCACACACCCTCATATCCTATATCAATCGAATGAAGGAGTGATGTGATTGGCTAAGAAATGTAAACAATGTAAAAAAACTGGTGCTGGAGTTTGCAAATGTGGTAAATAAAAAAACCGCCGAAATCGGCGGTTTTTTAAATGACTATTCTCGGTCTTTGTCCATTTTAGTGTTCTATTTTGTGTTTACCCCTAAATTACTTGTACATAAACGTAAACATAAACCCATAAGATTCTTGTTACAGAAGTGTTACTGGTGCCAGGCACCAGTAACACTTCTGTAACAAGAAAAGACAATTTGAAAGACCAAAAAAAGTTGCCCTCTCGCTAAAAAAATTACGAGAGGGCAACTTTTTTTATACTTGTAAAACTTTTCTACCTGCAGTCTCTTTTATTAAATAATTATTCATTTTCTCTATATCCTCACTAAAGATGCGGTCTTCTTTTATAGACGGGATAAATAATCTTATCTCATGCCACTTTTCCAATAGAGCTGGTGACATGAGGTGTGTTCCGCGATATTCCACTCCTTGCAAAGCGCAAATGGCTTCGATTGCAACAACGCGACGAGCGTTTTGGATAATTTGAAAGGCATGTCTTGCACCAATTGTCCCCATGCTGACATGATCTTCTTGATTTGCAGAGGAAGGTATTGAGTCTACGGATGCTGGATGTGCAAGAGTTTTATTTTCAGATACAAGGCTTGCAGCTGCATATTGCAAAATCATTGCCCCGGATTGTAAACCAGGTTGTGGACTTAAAAAGGGTGGTAATCCTTCGTTTAATTG is part of the Psychrobacillus sp. FSL H8-0483 genome and encodes:
- the qoxB gene encoding cytochrome aa3 quinol oxidase subunit I, with protein sequence MDFFERFAVPHPSFLIYGAMVSIGLTMIAIVVGITYFKKWGYLWREWITTVDHKRIGIMYLLTALLMLFRGGVDAIMLRYQLSMPDNKFLESQHYNEIFSTHGVVMILFMAMPFITFFFNYLIPLQIGARDVAFPRLNALSFWLFFMGMGLFNISFIIGGSPDAGWTSYFPLAGNEFSTSVGTNYYMIAIQIAGIGTLITGINFITTILKMRAPGMTLMKMPMFTWSAFIANVIVVFAFPVLTVTLAMGTMDRLFGTNFFTTVNGGMDMLWANLFWVWGHPEVYILILPAFGLYSEIISTFARRNLYGYKSMVASMVAISLLSFLVWAHHFFTMGQGALTNSFFSITTMIIAVPTGVKIFNWLFTLWKGKIEFTTPMLYSMLFIPLFTLGGVTGVMLAMSAADYQYHNTMFLVAHFHNVIIPGVVFAMLAGLTYYWPKMFGFMLNEKLGKWTAWLLSVGFVLAFIPMYITGLDGQARRMYTYSESTGFSMWNMVSFVGAAIMAIAFVLLVYNIYYSIRYASRDIGSDPWDARSLEWATHTPVPEYNFAITPKAVSTQAFWDAKKNGHELFPGKLEKIHMPNNSGWPFIMSCIFFAFGFAMVFSIWPLAIISLIGILGCLTYRSFEKDHGRYISVKEIEETEAKLRGAKK
- the qoxA gene encoding cytochrome aa3 quinol oxidase subunit II produces the protein MKLKMKWALFTMIFTIATVLTGCEPLLVLDPKGPQAKTQADDIMLSIWLMSAIVLVVFAILIFVLIKYRASKQSEDYEPPHIEGSPIVEAICVGIPIIIVVFLSIVSVKSNYEVEAIPAAYEDQEPLVIYASSSNWKWHFSYPEEDIETVNYLYIPANRPIEFKLYSYGPITSFWIPQLGGQKYAMSDMVNTLHLAADLPGEFMGRNANFSGEGFAENTFEVTAMSQADYDEWVEEVHETAAPLTEETFEELLEPGHLGRSTYTGTHLEFSPAPDHDHGSTNSDAEESEHENHGSTSSDEQSTHAHH
- a CDS encoding DUF1805 domain-containing protein yields the protein MINLHPIDIEGNTFIAVSVLLPKTNLLTVSNDKGYIMCGALDVGLLNEKLKDRKIIAGRAVGVKTIEQLLDAPLESVTYEAEELGITRGMIGREALLKMI
- the cax gene encoding calcium/proton exchanger, translating into MNKLFAILTFVGVPLVIVGAFLEWAQMVMFFLCCLSIIALSAFIGRATESLAIVSGPRIGGLLNATFGNAVELIISIFTLKAGMVGIVLASLTGSVLGNLLLVLGLSFFVGGIKFKRQKFSVHDARYNSGLLIFAIIVAFVIPEVFSMSMNAEKTLNLSIGISVVLIVLYLAGLFFKLVTHRGIFTSSDEPEVETEEPEWTKSKSILILILATGAVAFVSEQLVHTFETLGEQFGWTELFIGVIIVAIVGNAAEHFSAITMAYKNKMELSVEIAVGSTLQIAMFVAPILVIISLFTPQSMALVFTLPELVAMITATLLVINLSNDGESNWFEGLTLFAAYLVIGIGFYFL
- a CDS encoding VLRF1 family aeRF1-type release factor, with product MTISKELEELKAYSSSDRCVLSVYLNTNPGDPEQLNGAWKIHLKSGLKRIGEYLKASGDEKEIKDLDEIKNKIIKEMEEHKLELHKGVVIFATADGDLWYVNYVQVPVKTNFYWENHPVVEQLEYMYKAYPEAGIIMPSFGEVRVLDTALGFVRDDITYRFDLVSEQWKESEKVDISNRREALKDKTAKLDTRYKVNKSSFYRGMRETIEQLKKKRGWREFHVAGEAEMANAFAENLRDLPASCIYKNLNNSNADEVVHQVLEK
- a CDS encoding alpha/beta-type small acid-soluble spore protein; protein product: MPNNNKLVVPGVKQAIDQMKYEIAQEFSVQLGPDATARANGSVGGEITKRLVAQAQSQMSGIQK
- a CDS encoding YxcD family protein — its product is MEKLIIPEQNIINAVCVYIGRQNNAAPEEVEVELMYDDDSGFSAEANVNGQTQILTTLNLIEALRQTIKEFLNLDPNATGIELILDDEEGIIAAVR
- a CDS encoding sporulation histidine kinase inhibitor Sda → MSKMSDELLIESYLTAKELKLCPDFLALLEKEILRRSLKFNL
- a CDS encoding TIGR02206 family membrane protein — protein: MKANSVNTFTMFSTEHLSAIGVLFLCLFLLYFLNKNGYLQNKHSLLFDRLFALSLLAMEISYHLVLVQARDWTLSESIPIHLCSISLYFSFIVLWTGTKRFHHFVFFAGIGGALQAVLTPSLEVNFPDFLFIQFFYIHIGIIVTGFYILLAKGYRPTFKGIIQTMITLNVLFPFIFAVNILVQGNYMFLREKPVNGSLLDFLGPYPWYIVSLEFVAFLLFIPQWLVFRKWNNPQK
- a CDS encoding L,D-transpeptidase, with amino-acid sequence MTLWIDVSVSKLQLKLYNASLLLKTYSISVGKILTPTPNGNYIIINKELNPGGPFGVLWMGLSKPHYGIHGTNNPASIGKKVSHGCIRMHNDDVLELSSIVPIGTNVYIHK